GTTTGGTGCGCACCCAGCCCGGGTGTACCGCCGTTACCGTTACCTGTTTGTCTGCTAAACGTTGCGCCAGCATTTTGGTGTAGATGTTCACCGCGCCTTTCGACATGCGGTAGGCCGGGCCGTTGACGGCGATTTCCGTGAGCAGCGACATGTCGGTGGAAATATTGATGATCTGCCCGCCCGGGGGCACGAGCCCGATCACGGCTTCGGTGAAAAATACCAGGCCGGTGACGTTGGTGGAGAAGGTATTTTCGAAGGAAGGCCGGTCCGGAACGGTTTGGAAAACATCGTCGGCCACGCCGGCGTTGTTGATAAGCAGATCGATGGAAGTGGCCATGCGCGCGAGGGCTTGTTTGCATGCTTCGATGCTCGATGGGTCGCGGACGTCGAGCGGGAGGCAATAGAATTGCGGATGGCTGAGCGCATCGATGTACCCGGAGCGGGATGTACCGATAACGCGGTAGCCCTGGCCGAGGAGTTTGGCGGAAAGGGCGAGGCCGATACCGGCATTGGCGCCGGTGATGAGTGCGGTGTGTTGACGCTTCATAATGAGGAGAGAGGTTTGCAGCAAAATTATCTTCCGGGCTCTGCTAAGGCATACGCAGCAACGCGTAATTTAAGGGAACGCGACTTCTACGTATAATCCCTACCACATAACCATGTGATACGACCCCGCTAAAGCATAGATTTTCAAGGGATGGTGATTAATATTGTAATCAGACCTCAAAACGCCATTTTAATGATGAAGATCAGGTTGGGAATTGCCGATGCCCACCCGGTGATCGGCAAGGGAATCGCGGCCATGCTTTCTCCGCATTCGCATATCGAAACCGTGTTTTCGCTCACCGACTGGCGCGACCTCCCGCCGGAAATGAGCCGCTCCTCCGTTGACGTTCTCCTGCTGGATCTCCACATGCCCGACCAGAACGTTTCGGGATTATGCAAACTGCTGCGCAGGGATTTCCCCGATTGCCGGATCGTCGGCATGTCCGTTACCCAGGAAGCGGTGCAGGTGAAGCAGGTG
Above is a genomic segment from Chitinophaga pollutisoli containing:
- a CDS encoding SDR family NAD(P)-dependent oxidoreductase, with the protein product MKRQHTALITGANAGIGLALSAKLLGQGYRVIGTSRSGYIDALSHPQFYCLPLDVRDPSSIEACKQALARMATSIDLLINNAGVADDVFQTVPDRPSFENTFSTNVTGLVFFTEAVIGLVPPGGQIINISTDMSLLTEIAVNGPAYRMSKGAVNIYTKMLAQRLADKQVTVTAVHPGWVRTKLGGDQAPMLPEASAAGILDIIFAQKNSGEFRNVATGKHFVL